From the genome of Lonchura striata isolate bLonStr1 chromosome 10, bLonStr1.mat, whole genome shotgun sequence:
TAAAGCAACATGGTGACATCACCACTGCTGTGGTGAGATGCAGTCAGATGCCAACAGAACCAGGGATGCTACAGATTGCTGAAGACAGTGCAGAACACCCAAAAGACTCTGCTCTCCACTGATGTAGACTTTTGTTGGGCAAGTTGGCACCACCAGAGCCATTCCCACGGGGTTCTTGGAACACAgggccctggcagcagctgaggcaAGAGAAGCTGAAGGGTCTGACCATCAAATATGCTATTTTGCTTTTGACTGGAAATAACAGACATGGAGCCACAGGCTTCCTGTCTCACAAAGGGTGTGCCTTGGGGCTTCCTCCCCTCCAGCACCACATTTACTCACACACACTCAGAATGCACCAGCCTCTCAGAATAACCAGGCTCTGGATTTGTTTGATCTGGGGTCTGCAGCTGGTCCAGCCTGGACAGACCCCGCATCAGAGGGGCTCGAGCTGGTCCCTCAAAGGGCAGCAGCAAGGTCACAGGGAAAAGCAAGCTTGAAGATGTGTGCTCCTCTTAAGGGCACTATCAGTTATTTAagtcacagaataatttttttcccagagagaGTTTATACTTTAACTCCTTTACATGAGCAAGAACCTGGTGTTGGATTTCCTAAAACACTTAAGGATGAAAACACCCTGACAGGTAACTAAGCAATCTGAGCAACCGAAGCAATGCTAACtgcattattaaaattattacaagaCTGCTCAGAACATGCTCTGTTTTCTCAGTGCTTGGGGAAACAGACTGATTCTGCAGATATTATTTTACTCATCTTGTCTCTCTTTCCTGTCAAGCAGCCCAACACACTCAGATTTGGGTCTCTCACGTAGTTATAAATGTTCAATCAAAGCTCCGTGACTCCAAGACCCGTCAGAGCTCCTTTCCCACAGTGGGGTGGGGAGTTTTGTTTGTCTACTTCATTTCCAGAAATGTGATCTCAGAAAGACAAATGTCAACTCTCTGCATTTGTCACAAGCCCCATTCGTGAGAACGACATTCAAAACAGGACTTTTTCACTCTGAAGTGAACAACATCTCTTGGCATCATAAGAATTCAGATGGACTTCAAAGACAACATCAGAAACAAGGCTAAATACAAGCACAGAGCCCTCAGCCGTAAAAGCAGAGACCTAAGTGCATAAATATCCATGGAGTTCCAGGATTCTACATAGTGATTTCAAGAAATTTAACAtcagtacttaaaaaaaatcaatcactCTCTTCTGTCACATCACATTCACTATTGCACACTGGCTAGAAAATCCTGCTACCAAGCTGCATTACCAAGGATCTCCCACTGATGAGGTGTATTTTAAGCTATATTTAACCAGGCTGTATTTTGCTACGCAGGAGACTGACAAGTTCAAGAGTTTCACCAACCATTCTAGACATCTTAAATGGATTAAAGAGGTGAAAAAGCCATTCTTTCTCAGTTCCCTTCCGTGGTGGCACCTGGGACAGATCATGACAGATAATAAAATACAGGTAGTTCAAATGTTAGGTGAAATTTGAGTGGGTTTAAGCCCTAGGAAAATGACAGGTGAACTTACAGAGGAGTTGTTACAGATGTGAGAAAATCACTACTGCATTCTCCAGATCAGCCTTCTGAGGATTCTGTTTCTGCCCAAATCCACTCCTGCCCTCGCAGGCACTCCTTGCCCAACTGGGGCTGCAGATGGGTCACAGGTGTTCCAAGTCTGGACTGGTGTAATAAAATTTATTCCAACTGAAGACTGTACAGTAGCAATACAGACTGTTTACTGGATTGACACCTTCCCAATAATCACTACTGTGAAAATCACTCTGAAGCTGTGCACAAGAGATAATctgagttgagaaaatgtcacctGGAAAATACTTGTGGCCAGAAATAAGGTCAGTACTTTTCTCTGCAATCCCATCTAAAAAGAAAGTGAATTTACTGCTTTATGACACAGAATAGGTTAATAGATTTTGAGTCTTTCCACTCAGGCAAATCTCCTGAAGAATCCACACAAGTCAAAGAGAACTAGAAGTGAGTGGTCCTTTCATTGCTCAGTGCACATGGCCACATTTACCAAGCAGCAGCCCTGTCACTGTACTCATTGTGATGTTAAACTTTATGGGCCATCAGACCTTCCCACCAGAACCACTCAACAGCTGCTATTATTATTTGAAACTTCATTGACAGAGAACTGAGCCTCTGCCAGCTACACTAAGTGCTGGGATTTGGATTGCACGCAGCCTGATGGGAGCCCCTTGCCTGTATGGAAACCTGCCACACAAGAGGCAGATGGGAGAGAATCTCAGAatcattcaggttggaaaaggcttTTAAGACCATCAAGTCAAACCATTGagacagcactgccaagcccaccactaaaaCACGTGTGATCCAGGATAAAGGCTCAAACCAAGACGCTAAAACTGGAAAAGCGGACAGGAAATAGGTTCCAAACATGCTTCAGATGGGCTTACATCCAACACAGGCAGCTGTCCttcaaagaacattttttaCAACAATAACAGCGTCAGCAGGCAGATGTGCTAGCCGTGGACGTCctatttacaaaagaaaaatccttacAGGCTTACACGAGCTGCCGGCTGAAAACAGCGTACACAGCCTCGTGACTTGCAGCCTCTTCTGCCAGGGAAAAGCAGAAGTTTGCTAAGGGGAAGGAAGCAGGAGATAAAAAGAAGACCAACAGCACCGCGCGGTGACATCCCCGCagcgcggcgggagcggggagcggccGAAATCCAGCGGCCGTGGGGCGGCCGGGCAGCCCGGCAGCGCTGCCGGGGCTCGggaccctgcccggggctcgggaccctgcccgggacaccgggaccctgcccggggctccgggaccctgcccgggacaccgggaccctgcccgggacaccgggaccctgcccggggctcgggaccctgcccggggctcgggaccctgcccgggacaccgggaccctGCTCGGGGCTCCGggaccctgcccggggctcgggaccctgcccggggctcgggaccctgcccggggctcGGGACCTtgcccgggacaccgggaccctgcccggggctcAGGACCCTGCCCGAGGCTCGGGACCCTGCCCGAGGCTCGGGACCCtgcccgggacaccgggaccctgcccgggacaccgggaccctgcccggggctcGGGACCCTGCCCGAACTCCGGGACCCTGCCCGAACTCCGggaccctgcccggggctcgggaccctgcccggggctcgggaccctgcccaggctccGGGACCCTGCCCTGGCTCCGCCGGCCCTCCCCtcacctcccagggcagggcagcgctgccagGTGCTCACCACAGCCTGCCCAGCAGGTGACACCTGAACCTGCACTGGTAAGGTGGATGTGTGTGctccctgaccatggcaggagGATGGAACTGGACGATATTTAAGGtgtcttccaacccaaagcatttcTGTGACTTTGGAAGTTCAAATGTTAAAATGCACGGGCACCATccatcaagcactctgcaccaatttCAAAAGTTGAGCTTGAGCCAAGCAACAACTAAGTCTTGAAAATTCCAGAGGTGATTAAGAAGTTGCACATAATTTAGCAgtttaatttcttctcagttCCAGATCTTGTAAGGTAAAGGTAAAACTTTCAAAGCTCaggtttttttcacagaaaaaaagtcaGCACCTTCTCTGCTTCTGCTCTCTCCCAAATCTCCTGTGCCTGCTGTGCAAACACACTGCTCTCCCATCCAACAACGCTTTATTCCCACTTGGCATTTTTCATCTCACAGTACAATGTGGTGCTATTGGAAGATTTCCTGCAGATCAAATGGACAGACCTGCATAAAAATGTCAGGTGCTCTGAATTGGGGAGCACAGCTCTAAGGGGCCAAAGCAGCATGTTTTCAATCATAACCTCTGCTCACAAAGTTCCATAAGACAAATAATGGCAGACAACCTGCATTAAGAACAGAATAATGACCTTCAGAAGTTTCCCTACCAACACTGCCTTTTGAAACACAAAGAACATTACTAAAATTATATCTCCAAGTCACAAGAACTTTGGGACACGGagagaaggaataaaaagatACAAATACATGTGAAACAGCACAAAATAATTTGGCCCCAAAAGCAAATAAGAACAAAAAGCCAGCACCCAAATGATAAAGCACATCACACCTTACCTGCTCAGAACCACAGCACATCCGTGTGCCTAAGTCCTGATGTCACCCAGGCATTAGGGGTAAGAACTTTCAGAAACTTCCCCTGCCTGCTGTGACAGCTCTCCTTCCTCGGTTTCTCTCGGATTACCATAAAAGTGCGCTGGGAACACAAAGACAACTCTGGCAAGTGTCTCACTCCACCCCACCTGCTCTGAGCTTCACATAGGGTTTGTTGGCACGTCTGGCTCTGGAAACGCTCCCGGACGTCCCATCCCCCCAGCACTACATTCTGCTTGTTTCTGCAAAGCCACCGAAGCCCCGGGTGACAGTGACAAGTCAGCAGGTCTCTGCAGAGGGTCCTGAACTACGACCATTGCTGGCTGAgagcacagccactgctggaGTCACAAAACAGATCCACTTACATTTCCACTTTCAAATTTTACTCGAACAGTGCATTTTTAAAGtcagatatttctttttttctccaaacaCCCTCCAAGGAAATTCAGGAGTTTGACATTATACATAGACCCAGTGCCATTATCATTTGCACTACacacacactaaaaaaaaaaaaaaaaaaaaaaaaaaaaaaaaaaaaaaaaaaatcccaaaacaaagaaaataaaacagcaacCAAAATATACAAGAGAGCAGCTCGGCACTACTTTAgaagaaaacatgcaaaaataaaCCCGCTGGGAGCTTCCTTTATGGAGAGCAGATAATCAGATAGAGCAGCCGAGCTCATCATCTGAACCCCCAACTCGCCCAGTCCCCGGGGGCTGGCACGAGCAGAGCACTCATCAAATTACAGAGATCTGTCACCCTAAACCCTGGCTATCAAGTGACAGGGGATGCACAGAAACATCTGCGAAGCTGCACAAGGgcacagggaagcagagcaTCTGCAGCATCCTCCGGCCAGGGCTGGCCGGGCTCCGCGGCTCCCGGTACCGGGGCTCTCGGGACCGGGCCGGCCGGGCTCCGCGGCTCCCGGTACCGGGGCTCTCGGGACCAAGCCGGCCGGGCTCCGCGGCTCCCGGTACCGGGGCTCCCGGACCGGGCCGGCCGGGCTCCGCGGCTCCCGGACCGGGCCGGCCGGGCGCCGGGGCTCCCGGTACCGGGGCTCTCGGGACCGAGCCGGCCGGGCTCCGCGGCTCCCGGTACCGGGGCTCTCGGGACCGGGCCGGCCGGGCGCCGGGGCTCTCCAGCATCCGGGCTGCCGCGGCGCCCGGGGCTGGGCACCGCCTCCGGGCAGCCGCAGCCCCGTGTGCCAGCATGCCAGCGCAGCAGAAGAAGCTGATCTTCTGCACCGCCGGGGTGCTGAGCCTGGCCTGCGCGCTGGGGACGGCGGCGGCCGTGGGCACCCAGCTCTGGGTGAGGGGCTCGATCCTCTGCAGCACCGGAGCGCTGCTCGTCAACGCCAGCGGCCCGGAGCTGCACAAGTTCCTCGGCCACATCCAGTACGGGCTCTTCGGCGGGCAGCGCGTGCGGCAGTGCGGGCTCGGGGGGAGACCCCTCCAGTTCTCATGTGAGTACCCGCGGCCTTTGAGCTGCCTGCACCCCGCTGCTGCCGGCGGGACAGGGCTGCCCCTCGCTCGGACACCGAGCCCCGCAGCGAGGCAGCGCTGCCCTTCGCGTGCTCTGACCCTCAGGGTCAGTAACTCATTTGATGACGCCGATACAGCCGGGCTAATGCTTTCAAATTACTGCACCTACACAGATAGCCACGTTCCAAGAGAGTTATAGTATTTCTTTAAGAAGAATATTTGAGGGGCTTATTTAATATTGAGGGGCTTAATTAATCTCTGTCATCTTCCTCTGTGTGCCAGCATTACAACATTACCTCTATGCTGTCAAGAGGAATGAACTAAACCAGCAAGAACCTCAGGAAAGAGCTGGGGCACTGGCTGCTATTGAGAAACAAAGCAGCCCAAAAGTTTGCAATCTGTGGCACCCACTGGAAGAAAGACTGGGGGAGGCTGTCTGGGAAATGCTAGCTGCCTTGGTATCTGACACATAGAATGTCAAAGTATCCTTTTGCATTCATAACCTATTAATCTCCAAGGATAAGAAGATCAATTAAAAAATTGTGAAGTGAGACATATTTGTatgcagcagcaggcagaacAGGCAGTAAAAGCCAGATGTTGTGTGTACAGTACCTCCCCTGAAGTTACTACAGCGCACACATCAAAATCTTTCTGCTACAGCAGCACACACAAATTGTTCACACCATGACTTAATGCAAGGGAAGGTTGCCAGACTAGGtaccagaaattatttcctataTAACATTTCCCAAAAATAGTAAATCTAACTAATTTGATATAGTATTAGTATTTGCTGTCTCTAAATTCCATCACCAGTCTGTTTATACTGCTGAAGTCCCTGTTGATTGCTCTGTGTGCCATCCCAGTGTGTAGTCATTGCACCGGGGCTGTGTTTTCAGAGAGGTCTGTGCAATCCCAGGGATTTTGTTTACTGCTGTAGGTGAGAGTTATGACCCAGGCTGGTCCTGCTGCCGGCAGCTCTGGGACTGACACTCAGGTTCAGTCAGTGACAGCTGTGAGAGGTCAGGAGCACTCACCTCAGGGAGCACTGAGAACAAGGTGCTGATCCTGTTCCCTGGGGCTGTAGCAGCCCCCTCCCAACACCTCAGTACCTTGGAAGATCACCGGGAACATTCCAGAAAGCAGGACATACTTATAAAATACACAGCCATAGCTTCATGCACTCACTGTACTTTAGCATGTCTGAGGAGAACAGACACGGAAAATAGGCTAAATGATTTAGTTCTGTGCTTGTTCCCATTAAGTGCTCCCCTCTGACCACTATATCTCTTTTAATTGTAATATGAATTTGCTCTGCCAGCAAATCCAGTTCAGCTGGGGAAAACTTCTGCTCCATTTGTTCCCACTCATTCCCATCAGTTTCTAGGTCAGTGGTTCATTTTCTAAAGGTCTTTGCCATGCACAGCACACATGGGTTTATTCAGGACCATGAAGGAATGTTTCACTTTCAAGACAACGTTGCttctggaattattttttccagataCATCACATATAAAATGTTAATGACAGAAGCAGCTATAGATACAGGTGACCAGGGGAGGATTCAATACCATGCCATACCTTGTTTTCTTAAACCATACAAAATTGTATTATTAAATACACAGTTTGCATGTTTTCCCAAAGCATCAGATGGTGTCACAGGAACTAATGTGACTAAGTCCTTGTAGGACTCCtgcagagggaagctctggaaggggctctgaggtctccctggagccttcccttccccaggctggacacccccagctctcccagcctggctccgtGGCCCCCTCTGGACTCACTCAGCAGCTCCACGTTGTTTGGATattggggtgcccagggctgggggcagccctggagagggagccccagctgagcaggcagagaggcagaatcgccccatccctgctgttcACACTGTggatcagcccagggcagggcaggctctgggTGCCAGAGCACGAGGAGCTTCTCACCCTCCAGCAGCCCATCctcctccccaggcagctcccagccatTCCCCAGCAGCCTGGGTTGTGCTGGGATTGCCCTGGCCCGCatgcagcaccttgcacttggccttgttgaacttccTGGGTTCTGCAGACACTCGTTTCATTAATTTCCCTTTCATTTAGTCAGAGAGATAAATGGACTTGACACCCCAtcacctgctgctctgtgcctctgcatggagctgcagagcagttTGTTAGTACAGACTTTACAAGGAGGAGTAATTGATGCGAGTCTGGTTTACTCTCCACACATTacagccacagcaaagctgcaccAGGCATTATCACCTCGCTTTGCTCATGCCCCCATAGATCAGGAACAGTGAAgtgtatttcatttttaaaaatcattctcTTGCTCTCTGAATGACTATCTCTGTGTCCTAGACAAACAGGACCACAATTTGAAACAGTAGTTTAAAagctgcataaaaatatttagaataaatTATTCCTGAATTTGTGCATCACAATCACAGCATAATTTCATTTCCCACGTCACAGCCCTTTGTGAGGCCTCATGAACATGAATTAAAAAAGTCTAAAGAAAGCTTTATTGTCCCATTCCTAGACAAGAGTGGATGGCCAAACCTTCAGCCAAGGGAGATCAGCCCCATAACACTGGCACTGGAAGAGACCTCGGTGACACCTTGTGCCAGGCCTGTCTCCTCAAATACAGcttcctgttttttcccccaaaagaTGCTGTTCGCATTAAGGCCCAATTAGCACCCTCAGGAAGGGGAGGAGAGGCTAGTATCTCTCCCTCCTGGCCAGCCTATTCTTCCAAGTTTCACAGAACTTTTATGCCTCCAAAcatccattaaaaaaacatttctagAGAATTATTTCATCTGGTTGCATTTAGAAGAGCAGGATCAAAACAATTATCACAAACGAGCAGCAACCCCTGCCCTGACATCAGAGACAACTTTGCCTAATGTGTAGAATAatgttgtgtttgttttgtttccagttTTCCCAGATTTGCTCAGAATTATCCCTGCGAGTATCCATGTTAGTGTCATTCTCTTCTGTACAGTACTGATTGTCTTTGCCCTGGTGGGAGCAGGGTTCTTCATGTTCAATGCCTTTGGCAGCCCCTACGAGACTCTGCACGGCCCCCTCGGGCTGTACCTGTGGAGCTTCATCTCCTGTGAgtacccctgggctgggctgaggctggcactgctcaggcTCCCCCGCTTCTCAGCAGAGGAGAGTGGGTTAAACTCTGGCTGCACTGGCTCTAAATTGGCAAAAGCAAGCCAGGCAGGAAAGCGTGTGAGTCTGCCACATCAAACATGTGAAATCATGTGTTTTCTAAATTGAAGTTGAGAGATGGACTGGGGAAATCCTGCACGAGGGTGggtggcaggatgggaatgggcAAGCAGCAGGAAACCATGACAGAAGGGCCCCAGGAACCCAGAGCTGGGGTGGCATCACTGGCACCCCACACACAGTCAGAACCAGGGACCACACCAAAGTAGGAAAAGCTGGGGAAAACAACCAAACTATGCCAGTGATGCAGCTGGTTCCAGCCAATGTGAGCGAGGTCACCACCTAGAGCAGCACAGCCTTGCCAAGGACAGgagagctgagcagcagaggccagcagcagctcatggtcTCTGAGAAGAAGCACTGCTGTGCAGGGATAACAGCcacacagctcttccctggGCTGCTGGCTTGGCTGACAGGCAGATTTACCCTAACTTTACACATTACAACCATAATTTAACAAAGGACTTCAGTACATGTTTATGGTCAGGCACACAGAGTGCTCTGTTATGCTCAATGGGAAAAGGCAACCTAAAGCTGAACATGAACACAGATAATTCAGTGGCTCAGGGCACTAAAGCAGCCACGCTAAATATTCCTGGTCCTGAGCCAAATTCAATTAGAAAAGCTCACCCATTTCAATAGCCATTGGCTTGGATTCCAGAAATAATCCCTGTTAAATCTATATGGCTATACAAACATTCTCCATGTGGTATTTGGCTGCAGCATACATCATGCAGCACAGCTGAGGGATTGCTGAAATGATGAGCCTCTCCCCCTCCCTTTCAGGTTCCTGTGGTTGCCTCATCATGATTCTCTTCTCCTCAGAGGTGAAGATCCACCACCTTTCAGAGAAAATTGCTAATTTCAAAGAGGGAACTTTTACATTCAAGACTCACAGTGAACAGTTTGCAAATTCCTTCTGGACCATCCTGGTCTGCTCCCTGGTGCACTTCCTCAATGCTCTGCTAATCCGATTTGCTGGATTTGAATTTCCCTTTTCAAAACCAAAAGATTCAGGGACAGTCACAGGAGCGGTTGACCTGATGTATTAAAATGATGGGATTTAAGCACATTTCAAGCAAAGAAATTTGTCTCTATTACATCAACAACCACCATATGAACTAACTTGTGAATGATTGCTCTAGGGAAGGTAAAAAAGGGGAAGTTTCAAATAAGTGTTAATATGGTGCAAGCAGTGAACAAAAGATGTGCTGTATGGTAATGTCTGTATGGAAAAGTCCTTTTTCTTGGGGTAAGGTCTTATCAAGGCATTTTTTCCTGTAAACTGTTAAAAAAGTGGCTGGtatgaagaaaaatagaaatctcAGCAGTGTTGCTCTGAATCTGGAAAGTCCAGTCAATGGGTTGCAGTAGAAGCACACactcaccagcagcagctctgcccttcagCCCTGGAGAAGGCCAGGATGCAGACACGACCACGTCAGGGCAGCAGGGCCCAAGGACACCCAGCAAGGGACAGGACAACACTCAGGCTCTGCCCCAACACCCCTCAAACTCCAGCCCAAGTGCAGTGCTCAGAGGGCACAACCCGGACACCTGCACTTTGATCTGGCTTCACATGTATGGCAACAGCATCACTTCTCTCCATGAAActtcctgggttttttccttttaacaaaCCAGACTGCTCCAAACCCAAAGTCCTGGGAGCCCTTGTTTCCCCAGCAGATGCTGCAGCTTGGTGACAAAGCTGACGCAACACAGCAGATGCAGGGGAGATGCCACATGCTCCTGCTTGCCTGAGGGAAGCAGCCAGGCTTGGCAGTACTGAACAAACCCTCTGCAGCTCACCAG
Proteins encoded in this window:
- the CLRN1 gene encoding clarin-1 isoform X1, coding for MPAQQKKLIFCTAGVLSLACALGTAAAVGTQLWVRGSILCSTGALLVNASGPELHKFLGHIQYGLFGGQRVRQCGLGGRPLQFSFFPDLLRIIPASIHVSVILFCTVLIVFALVGAGFFMFNAFGSPYETLHGPLGLYLWSFISCSCGCLIMILFSSEVKIHHLSEKIANFKEGTFTFKTHSEQFANSFWTILVCSLVHFLNALLIRFAGFEFPFSKPKDSGTVTGAVDLMY
- the CLRN1 gene encoding clarin-1 isoform X2; translation: MPAQQKKLIFCTAGVLSLACALGTAAAVGTQLWVRGSILCSTGALLVNASGPELHKFLGHIQYGLFGGQRVRQCGLGGRPLQFSFFPDLLRIIPASIHVSVILFCTVLIVFALVGAGFFMFNAFGSPYETLHGPLGLYLWSFISWIAEMMSLSPSLSGSCGCLIMILFSSEVKIHHLSEKIANFKEGTFTFKTHSEQFANSFWTILVCSLVHFLNALLIRFAGFEFPFSKPKDSGTVTGAVDLMY